Sequence from the Piscinibacter sp. HJYY11 genome:
GCCTCACTGCTGCTCGTGGCCGCCGGGCTCGGGCCCTTGCCGGGCACGCTGGCGCTTGCGCTGCACACGACCGGCGTGCTGGGGCGGCTCTTCGCCGAGGCGATCGAGAACACCGCGCCCGAGCCGGCGCTCGCGCTGCGCGTGCGCGGCGTGTCAGGCGCGCAGGTGTTCCTCTGGGCCACGCTGCCGCAGGTGCTGCCGCAGCTGCTCTCGTATGCGCTCTACCGCTGGGAGAACAACATCCGTGCCGCCGCCGTGCTGGGCGTGGTGGGCGCAGGCGGGCTGGGCCAGATGCTCAGCTACCACTTGAGCCTCTTTCAGATGCACGAGAGCTGCACCGTGCTGCTGGCCATGATGGCGCTGGTGCTGGCCGTCGATGCGCTGTCGTTCCTGACCAGGCGGGTGCTGACCCGCTGAAGAACCCGCTGAAGAAGCAAGCTCAGCTGGGCTGCCCTTCCACCTGGATCGCGCGGGCTGCGAGGTAGCGATGGAAGTCGCTCAGCGGAATGGCCGTCACCCCGCGGGTGTCGCCCTCGGACCAGCTCAGGGTGACGTCGAATTCCGACTCCTGGAATTCGATCGGGCCTTCGGGGATCGTGATGTTGGGACCGTCACCCTCGCGGTAGACCACGGGGCCGGTGATGCGTGCGCTTTGGGACATGGCGT
This genomic interval carries:
- the phnE gene encoding phosphonate ABC transporter, permease protein PhnE translates to MTSRRRALLVVLGIAALVLASFATLDLRWAEFLSLGALQKMGAFGASFFPPESSTGFLRKTLQAAGETLAMSLLGTLLAVAAGLVIALPASARHHRAARGAARLVLNVLRSVPELVWASLLLVAAGLGPLPGTLALALHTTGVLGRLFAEAIENTAPEPALALRVRGVSGAQVFLWATLPQVLPQLLSYALYRWENNIRAAAVLGVVGAGGLGQMLSYHLSLFQMHESCTVLLAMMALVLAVDALSFLTRRVLTR